The Clostridia bacterium genome includes a region encoding these proteins:
- a CDS encoding nucleotidyltransferase domain-containing protein, whose translation MPGRSSSSYVRKWPNAREVDAAARRWAMALARSRPEVLEIGYFGSYARGDWGPGSDLDLVVIVASSPLPFERRAAEIDATNLPVPADLLVYTQQEWQALRKRSPHFARTLRREIVWLFHRPATRKPDTGPDTVPGCYS comes from the coding sequence TTGCCGGGGAGATCATCGAGTTCGTACGTTCGAAAATGGCCTAATGCCCGCGAGGTAGACGCGGCGGCTCGCCGCTGGGCGATGGCGCTTGCTCGCTCCCGGCCGGAGGTACTGGAAATCGGCTATTTTGGTTCCTATGCCCGCGGCGACTGGGGGCCGGGGAGCGACCTTGACCTGGTGGTCATAGTAGCCAGCTCTCCCCTTCCTTTTGAGCGCCGGGCGGCAGAAATCGACGCTACCAACCTCCCCGTCCCTGCCGATCTCTTGGTGTATACGCAACAGGAGTGGCAGGCACTGAGGAAACGCAGCCCGCACTTTGCCAGGACCCTCCGCCGGGAGATCGTGTGGCTCTTTCACCGCCCCGCTACCCGCAAACCTGACACCGGCCCGGACACGGTACCCGGCTGCTACTCGTAG